One genomic window of Candidatus Krumholzibacteriota bacterium includes the following:
- a CDS encoding HAMP domain-containing protein: MKRNREQTAFGIALWTFLVGVLVFFIVLISLDRIVLSAPVWLMLVLLDAGFIVFLFVPHTGRGGYGPPGEPAPRGRWYPRRLEHIVERGEEEGTDEGMREPGRAVTLVPLVPLALVMVVLFFARPTGGGEESWYAGEEARLTGLFEETGRVVGELEETAAEAAAAAVRAAGPDVSNLGSGGRVRLVAALDSLAGALGGRARPFGEIGVQVRSAGGARIAWGGRPRYLEPIPGPVDDTRIFTARTRMYTLLVRVEPLPGGARAVVDIPLEVNYRINNRFLRSTGLGEVLSERWGERVSFNFSMGEHRGAMRWEEEPAARERPQIRYTTDEGVRVYGIVVSEKGLPLAHLRVSGDPYATVVAERESRRSFLAGLVVALAVVVIARWTYGRFGKRSARGRRKWPVLARRVVILLGFLALIRVLLLRLDIPSRFFGTNLFDPALFADDIPGGLTRTTGDFLLTALFFLMLVLGSIKNFRTYYPGALERGFVRGSRMRPVRALGKAAVIFAALALSLGGAVRLVTRVVLNANPRLIGLDVSLLELPVVALHLALLFGVAGLFILCLFAVRLALVSGGAALGEGIAAAGAALVALVLLPGGHWTLPIAAAALVLLAFRIFPLLRKDEITSVVFASFFLVLVTSFVIYGAANGRYTELRRQRVIEKAQDFNYPEDNWLQVILPDLCQDIANDRDVASKIISRRESTAFEIWAESALSRFNLSCLFRVFDAAGRRYSRFAVGMPIVSPPDLPAAAAEAERPAVYDMRQETGEGAIFFLGGVAPVHDLRGRRIGRVEIVIPYFFENPEFLARSGPAAPEILHNIDVGSVAPRIDEPENLLVARVRGGVVAGSSTPRLVGGTPLPAGPGEWFRLDLEGDAYDCVSAVDASGEGFLVGYRDAGAVENVLMWATVVSLDVALTVLSLLALLVVRQLGLLGSVTPAVRFSGPPGFRQKLLLSFFAVAIVPVVILGVFSGRYIQGRFRAEGERDALAGARAAASMIGQSVRAEATSFAAAPDRVAPDRRWALYDASGAFVAGDAGVTNGTNKSGGMGGAAGADAAAGAAKILNAAAGPSAAAGDLTVSFAEGRLWGGVTVPAPLPGGETGRLVYRRPIDDGFASMAADVLGYDVNIYYAGTVAATSERELVTGGFIDPLLAASTYADIVLGRSRAAVVDATIGDYAYQVGSAALAPARGAEAGVLSVPMLYQPADVRREVLKTSALILGLLTLLFVATVTLGVFLAGRIFNPLAELRRGTRRIIDGDLEFRLASGARDEIGELVDSFNTMTAALGEARRGLLERQRYLEAVLGNAATGVLATDRAGRFTTLNPSGERILGIDRARIEGREPAAVDEPGIEPLLALFGGDGGGVEEREVTLFSGDRRRTIKAVVAALEAEGERLGTVVVFDDLTELIRSNKLAAWMEMARQIAHEVKNPLTPIRLSAQFMRRAWEAKADGFDEILESGVETIVQQTEILRRISSEFSSFGKVTNLHPERVDVGPFLEEIISPYTGMERVTVALAAAEPAAVAADREALRKIVVNLLENAVDAVAGEGRIDVGWRAAGGRVRIAVLDDGAGLSPEAAERLFEPYFSTKTNGTGLGLAICQGLAREMDGEVALRARGDGGGVEATIDLPAAPAGA; the protein is encoded by the coding sequence ATGAGGGGATGCGCGAGCCGGGCCGCGCCGTCACGCTCGTGCCGCTCGTGCCGCTCGCCCTCGTCATGGTCGTCCTCTTCTTCGCCCGGCCCACCGGCGGCGGCGAGGAGTCGTGGTACGCGGGGGAGGAGGCCCGCCTCACCGGTCTCTTCGAGGAGACCGGGAGGGTCGTCGGCGAGCTGGAGGAGACGGCGGCGGAGGCCGCGGCCGCCGCGGTGCGGGCCGCGGGGCCGGACGTCTCGAACCTCGGGTCCGGCGGGCGCGTCAGGCTCGTCGCCGCGCTCGATTCACTCGCGGGGGCGCTCGGCGGGCGAGCCCGGCCCTTCGGCGAGATCGGCGTCCAGGTCCGCTCGGCCGGCGGCGCGCGCATCGCCTGGGGCGGCCGGCCGCGCTACCTCGAGCCGATCCCCGGGCCGGTCGACGACACGCGGATCTTCACCGCCAGGACGCGGATGTACACGCTGCTCGTCCGGGTGGAACCGCTCCCCGGCGGCGCGCGCGCCGTGGTGGACATCCCCCTCGAGGTGAACTACCGGATCAACAACCGGTTCCTGCGCAGCACGGGCCTCGGCGAGGTGCTGAGCGAGCGCTGGGGCGAGCGCGTGAGCTTCAACTTCTCGATGGGAGAGCATCGCGGTGCGATGCGCTGGGAGGAGGAGCCGGCCGCGCGGGAGAGGCCGCAGATCCGCTACACCACCGACGAGGGGGTGCGCGTCTACGGCATCGTCGTCTCGGAGAAGGGGCTGCCGCTCGCCCACCTGCGGGTCAGCGGCGATCCCTACGCCACGGTCGTCGCCGAGCGCGAGTCGCGCCGCAGCTTTCTCGCCGGGCTCGTCGTCGCCCTCGCCGTCGTCGTCATCGCGCGCTGGACCTACGGCAGGTTCGGCAAGCGCAGCGCCCGGGGGCGCCGGAAGTGGCCAGTCCTCGCCCGGCGCGTGGTCATCCTGCTCGGTTTTCTCGCCCTGATCCGCGTCCTGCTCCTCCGGCTCGACATCCCGAGCCGGTTCTTCGGCACCAACCTCTTCGACCCGGCCCTCTTCGCCGACGACATCCCCGGCGGCCTGACGCGCACGACGGGGGATTTCCTGCTCACCGCGCTCTTCTTCCTCATGCTGGTCCTCGGCTCGATCAAGAACTTCCGTACCTACTACCCCGGCGCGCTCGAGCGGGGGTTCGTCCGCGGCAGCCGCATGCGGCCCGTCCGCGCGCTGGGCAAGGCGGCCGTCATCTTCGCCGCCCTCGCCCTGTCGCTCGGGGGGGCGGTCCGTCTCGTCACGCGCGTCGTCCTCAACGCCAACCCGCGGCTCATCGGGCTGGATGTGAGCCTGCTCGAGCTCCCCGTCGTCGCGCTCCACCTCGCCCTCCTCTTCGGCGTGGCGGGGCTCTTCATCCTCTGCCTTTTCGCCGTGCGGCTCGCGCTCGTCTCGGGAGGCGCCGCACTCGGCGAGGGGATCGCCGCTGCCGGGGCCGCGCTCGTCGCGCTCGTTCTTCTTCCCGGCGGCCACTGGACGCTGCCGATCGCCGCGGCCGCGCTCGTTTTGCTCGCCTTCCGCATCTTCCCGCTGTTGCGCAAGGACGAGATCACCTCGGTCGTCTTCGCCTCGTTCTTCCTCGTCCTCGTCACCTCCTTCGTCATCTACGGCGCGGCGAACGGCCGCTACACGGAGCTGCGGCGGCAGCGGGTGATCGAGAAGGCGCAGGATTTCAACTACCCGGAGGACAACTGGCTGCAGGTGATCCTCCCCGACCTCTGCCAGGACATCGCGAACGACCGCGACGTCGCCTCGAAGATCATCTCGCGCCGCGAGTCGACCGCATTCGAGATCTGGGCGGAGAGCGCGCTCAGCCGCTTCAACCTCTCCTGCCTCTTCCGCGTGTTCGACGCGGCGGGACGGCGCTACTCGCGCTTCGCCGTGGGGATGCCGATCGTCTCGCCTCCCGACCTCCCTGCCGCCGCGGCCGAAGCGGAGCGCCCCGCCGTCTACGACATGCGCCAGGAGACCGGCGAGGGGGCGATCTTCTTCCTCGGCGGCGTCGCCCCGGTGCACGACCTGCGCGGGCGGCGGATCGGGCGCGTCGAGATCGTCATCCCCTACTTCTTCGAGAACCCCGAGTTCCTCGCCCGCTCGGGGCCGGCCGCGCCGGAGATCCTCCACAACATCGACGTGGGCTCGGTCGCCCCGCGGATCGACGAGCCGGAGAACCTCCTCGTCGCCCGCGTCCGGGGAGGCGTCGTCGCGGGCTCCTCCACGCCGCGGCTCGTCGGGGGGACGCCGCTGCCCGCCGGGCCGGGCGAGTGGTTCCGCCTCGATCTCGAGGGCGACGCCTACGACTGCGTCTCGGCGGTCGACGCGTCGGGCGAGGGGTTCCTCGTGGGCTACCGCGACGCCGGCGCCGTGGAGAACGTCCTCATGTGGGCGACGGTCGTCTCGCTCGACGTGGCCCTGACCGTCCTCTCGCTCCTCGCGCTCCTCGTCGTCCGCCAGCTCGGCCTGCTGGGGAGCGTGACACCCGCCGTCCGCTTCAGCGGGCCGCCGGGGTTCCGCCAGAAGCTGCTCCTCTCCTTCTTCGCCGTGGCGATCGTCCCGGTGGTGATCCTCGGCGTCTTCTCGGGACGCTACATCCAGGGGCGCTTCCGGGCCGAGGGGGAGCGCGACGCGCTCGCCGGGGCGCGCGCAGCCGCCTCGATGATCGGGCAGTCGGTGCGGGCCGAGGCAACCTCCTTCGCAGCGGCGCCGGACCGCGTGGCCCCCGATCGCCGCTGGGCCCTCTACGACGCGTCGGGGGCGTTCGTCGCGGGCGACGCCGGCGTAACGAACGGAACGAACAAATCGGGCGGGATGGGTGGGGCCGCCGGGGCGGATGCGGCCGCCGGCGCCGCGAAGATCCTGAACGCCGCCGCCGGCCCCAGCGCGGCGGCCGGCGACCTCACCGTCTCCTTCGCGGAGGGCCGCCTCTGGGGGGGCGTGACGGTGCCGGCCCCGCTGCCCGGCGGCGAGACGGGGCGGCTCGTCTACCGGCGCCCGATCGACGACGGCTTCGCCTCGATGGCGGCCGACGTCCTCGGCTACGACGTGAACATCTACTACGCCGGCACGGTCGCCGCCACGAGCGAGCGGGAGCTCGTCACCGGCGGGTTCATCGACCCGCTGCTCGCCGCCTCCACCTACGCGGACATCGTCCTCGGCCGCAGCCGGGCCGCGGTCGTCGACGCCACGATCGGCGACTACGCCTACCAGGTGGGCAGCGCCGCGCTCGCGCCGGCCCGCGGGGCGGAGGCAGGCGTGCTCAGCGTGCCGATGCTCTACCAGCCCGCCGACGTGCGGCGCGAGGTGCTCAAGACCTCGGCCCTGATCCTCGGGCTCCTCACGCTCCTCTTCGTGGCCACCGTCACGCTCGGCGTCTTCCTCGCCGGCAGGATCTTCAACCCGCTCGCCGAGCTCCGCCGGGGGACGCGGCGGATCATCGACGGCGACCTCGAGTTCCGGCTCGCCTCGGGGGCGCGCGACGAGATCGGCGAGCTCGTCGACTCCTTCAACACGATGACGGCCGCCCTCGGCGAGGCCCGGCGCGGCCTGCTCGAGCGCCAGCGCTACCTCGAGGCGGTCCTCGGCAACGCGGCCACCGGCGTCCTCGCCACCGACCGCGCGGGCCGGTTCACCACGCTCAACCCCTCCGGCGAGCGGATCCTCGGCATCGACCGCGCCCGCATCGAGGGGCGCGAGCCCGCCGCGGTCGACGAGCCGGGCATCGAGCCGCTCCTCGCCCTCTTCGGCGGCGACGGCGGCGGCGTGGAGGAGCGGGAGGTCACCCTCTTCTCCGGCGACAGGCGGCGGACCATCAAGGCGGTCGTCGCCGCGCTCGAGGCGGAGGGCGAGCGCCTCGGCACGGTCGTCGTCTTCGACGACCTCACCGAGCTGATCCGCTCGAACAAGCTCGCCGCGTGGATGGAGATGGCGCGCCAGATCGCCCACGAGGTGAAGAACCCCCTCACGCCGATCCGCCTCTCCGCGCAGTTCATGCGCCGCGCCTGGGAGGCGAAGGCCGACGGCTTCGACGAGATCCTCGAGAGCGGCGTCGAGACGATCGTGCAGCAGACCGAGATCCTCCGGCGGATCTCCTCGGAGTTCTCGAGCTTCGGCAAGGTGACGAACCTGCATCCCGAGCGGGTCGACGTGGGGCCCTTCCTCGAGGAGATCATCTCGCCCTACACGGGGATGGAGCGGGTCACGGTCGCTCTCGCCGCGGCGGAGCCGGCCGCCGTCGCGGCCGACCGCGAGGCGCTGCGCAAGATCGTCGTCAACCTCCTGGAGAACGCCGTCGACGCGGTCGCCGGCGAGGGGCGGATCGACGTCGGCTGGAGGGCGGCCGGCGGGCGCGTGCGGATCGCCGTCCTCGACGACGGGGCGGGGCTCTCGCCCGAGGCGGCCGAACGGCTCTTCGAGCCCTACTTCTCCACGAAGACGAACGGCACGGGGCTGGGGCTCGCGATCTGCCAGGGCCTCGCGCGCGAGATGGACGGCGAGGTGGCGCTCCGCGCCCGCGGGGACGGGGGAGGGGTGGAGGCGACAATCGATCTGCCCGCCGCCCCCGCCGGGGCATGA
- a CDS encoding DUF4159 domain-containing protein: MERRTTRILRAGRAALAAAFLLLPPAAPAAAGPAWPAATGATGPAAGRVTIARLKYGGGGDWYSDPSSLPNLLGEFERRTEIRTTRDEAIVEAEAVDLAAYPFLYVTGHGTVRLSPEGIEAVRGHLLRGGFLWADDNYGMDASFRALVAELFPARPLVDVPLDHPIYHCFYDLDGPPKIHEHDGKPPRGLGVFDGTRLVLFYTYESDVGDGLEDADVHGDPAEKREAAMKMAVNILYYALTR, from the coding sequence ATGGAACGACGCACGACACGGATCCTGCGAGCGGGCCGCGCGGCGCTCGCCGCCGCCTTCCTGCTCCTGCCGCCTGCCGCGCCGGCCGCCGCGGGGCCGGCCTGGCCAGCCGCAACCGGCGCGACCGGGCCAGCCGCGGGGCGGGTGACGATCGCGCGGCTCAAGTACGGCGGGGGCGGCGACTGGTACAGCGACCCCTCCTCGCTCCCCAACCTCCTCGGCGAGTTCGAGCGGCGCACGGAGATCCGCACGACGCGCGACGAGGCGATCGTCGAGGCGGAGGCGGTCGATCTCGCCGCCTACCCCTTCCTCTACGTCACGGGGCACGGGACGGTGCGGCTCTCGCCGGAGGGGATCGAGGCGGTGCGCGGGCATCTTCTCCGCGGCGGTTTCCTCTGGGCGGACGACAACTACGGGATGGACGCCTCGTTCCGGGCGCTCGTCGCCGAGCTCTTCCCCGCGCGGCCGCTCGTCGACGTCCCGCTCGACCACCCGATCTACCACTGCTTCTACGATCTCGACGGGCCGCCGAAGATCCACGAGCACGACGGCAAACCGCCGCGCGGTCTCGGCGTCTTCGACGGAACGCGCCTCGTCCTCTTCTACACGTACGAGAGCGACGTCGGCGACGGCCTCGAGGACGCCGACGTCCACGGCGATCCCGCGGAGAAGCGCGAGGCGGCCATGAAGATGGCGGTCAACATCCTCTACTACGCGCTGACGAGGTGA
- a CDS encoding tetratricopeptide repeat protein, protein MRRRAGVAILLLFLATGLHADPAQREDAGVRLGRDLARANALIRAQRYDAAIRLLERLAADEPEADQVAEMLAGAYRRGGRAADAVRLLEERLGDAAGPFLLLRELGNALLALDRPGEAADAWERALADPASREGYTSAVAALERDAGLYDRALATLERGRLGGGRNAVHLTNEIVRLHRLLGRPRAAFRESLRALSLAETRDIVLARDAFEIFRETGRPADLLAAADSAAAGDPAFQLLHALLAAESGRPIDRYVDEAGDRLLAEPELGRLVSRLAEEAAGAIAAADDAVHAAGEAFDAAAEAYLERHGNAPAAPFVAVLVAERTRDRARRLSGGPARTRALERAAALADSVSAGMRSFPLRERAVRLRAEILLDDLHRPGDALDALARLGRPDGAAAVPIEEVRARALLGATDRAEAGRRLALVAASADTSVAALGAWALGRLMFLEGDDAGAVEALSAAAERFPGSRWANDALETAMLVETARGEERAALERYRAAAKLSAAGRIDEAAESLAALAAKSPASSLAPKALLERAGLLERAGREAAMRETLLRLAERHPLHELAPRALERCGESLERGGDPAAAARLYGEIVERYPDDPYVERVRARIAHLRETGAAR, encoded by the coding sequence ATGAGACGGCGGGCGGGCGTCGCGATCCTCCTTCTGTTCCTCGCGACCGGGCTCCATGCAGACCCGGCGCAACGGGAGGACGCCGGCGTGCGCCTCGGCCGGGATCTCGCCCGTGCGAACGCGCTGATCCGCGCGCAGCGCTACGACGCGGCGATCCGTCTCCTCGAGCGCCTCGCCGCCGACGAGCCGGAGGCCGACCAGGTGGCCGAGATGCTCGCCGGCGCCTACCGGCGCGGCGGCCGGGCGGCGGACGCGGTGCGCCTCCTCGAGGAGCGCCTCGGCGACGCGGCCGGGCCCTTCCTGCTCCTCCGCGAGCTGGGAAATGCTCTCCTCGCGCTCGACCGCCCCGGCGAGGCGGCCGACGCCTGGGAACGGGCGCTCGCCGACCCGGCGTCGCGCGAGGGGTACACGAGCGCCGTCGCCGCCCTCGAACGGGACGCGGGGCTCTACGACCGCGCCCTCGCCACGCTCGAGCGCGGGCGGCTCGGCGGCGGGCGGAACGCCGTCCACCTGACCAACGAGATCGTCCGGCTCCACCGCCTGCTCGGCCGGCCGCGCGCCGCGTTCCGCGAATCGCTCCGCGCGCTCTCGCTCGCCGAAACCCGCGACATCGTGCTCGCGCGCGACGCGTTCGAGATCTTCCGCGAGACGGGCCGGCCGGCGGATCTCCTCGCCGCGGCCGACTCGGCCGCCGCCGGCGACCCCGCCTTCCAACTGCTCCACGCGCTGCTCGCCGCCGAGTCGGGCAGGCCGATCGACCGCTACGTCGACGAGGCGGGCGACCGGCTGCTCGCCGAGCCGGAGCTCGGCCGGCTCGTCTCCCGGCTCGCCGAGGAGGCGGCGGGAGCGATCGCCGCGGCCGACGATGCCGTCCATGCGGCCGGCGAGGCGTTCGACGCGGCGGCCGAAGCCTACCTCGAGCGGCACGGCAACGCTCCCGCCGCCCCCTTCGTCGCCGTTCTCGTCGCCGAGCGGACGCGCGACCGGGCGCGGCGCCTTTCCGGCGGCCCCGCGCGCACGCGCGCCCTCGAGCGGGCGGCGGCCCTCGCCGACTCGGTCTCGGCCGGCATGCGCTCCTTCCCCCTGCGCGAGCGGGCCGTCCGGCTCCGGGCGGAGATCCTCCTCGACGACCTCCACCGCCCCGGCGACGCCCTCGACGCGCTCGCCCGGCTCGGCCGCCCCGACGGCGCGGCCGCCGTGCCGATCGAGGAGGTCCGCGCGCGCGCCCTCCTCGGCGCGACAGACCGGGCGGAGGCGGGGCGCCGGCTCGCCCTCGTCGCGGCGAGCGCCGACACCAGCGTCGCCGCCCTCGGCGCGTGGGCCCTCGGGCGCCTGATGTTCCTCGAGGGAGACGACGCGGGAGCGGTGGAGGCGTTGAGCGCCGCGGCCGAGCGGTTCCCGGGGAGCCGGTGGGCGAACGACGCCCTCGAGACGGCGATGCTCGTCGAGACGGCGCGCGGGGAGGAGCGGGCCGCGCTCGAACGCTACCGGGCGGCCGCGAAGCTCTCGGCCGCCGGCCGCATCGACGAGGCGGCAGAGTCGCTCGCGGCGCTCGCCGCGAAAAGCCCCGCCTCGTCGCTCGCCCCGAAAGCGCTCCTCGAGCGCGCCGGGCTCCTCGAGCGTGCCGGCCGCGAGGCGGCGATGCGGGAGACGCTCCTGCGCCTCGCAGAACGCCACCCGCTCCACGAGCTCGCCCCGCGGGCCCTCGAGCGCTGCGGCGAGAGCCTCGAGCGGGGGGGCGATCCGGCCGCCGCGGCGCGGCTCTACGGCGAGATCGTCGAGCGGTACCCCGACGACCCCTATGTCGAGCGCGTCCGCGCGCGGATCGCGCATCTCCGCGAGACGGGCGCGGCTCGATGA
- a CDS encoding asparagine synthetase B: protein MRRTTAAIFLALALLAAPAARADLLVPMDSGQTNHLRAYGLVWRVLQAGGDARWLLNFRGGSFLLPDAPAWRREAGLLGVLVEAADGAAVAAILAEVESGNMESVRLEKAPRIAVYAPPNKQPWDDAVMMALDYAGIPYDVVYDAEVLAGGLGAYDWLHLHHEDFTGQYGKFYGGFRRTEWYMRQQILFEEIAASLGYDKVSEEKKAVARAIREYVRAGGFLFAMCSACDTIDLALAAGPVDIVPREYDGDGVDPGCREKLDFSRCFAFEGFELELDPYVYEFSDIDMTREAAARGEQSDWFTLFEFSAKHDPVATMLVQDHVSVVKGFMGQTTAFRRSLLKKKVLVLGEVRGADEVRYIHGNLGRGTFTFLGGHDPEDYQHLVGDPPTDLGRHPHSPGYRLILNNILFPAARPQERKT from the coding sequence ATGAGACGAACGACCGCCGCGATATTCCTGGCCCTCGCGCTTCTCGCCGCCCCGGCGGCGCGGGCCGATCTCCTCGTGCCGATGGATTCCGGCCAGACGAACCACCTGCGCGCCTACGGGCTCGTCTGGCGCGTCCTCCAGGCGGGCGGCGACGCGCGCTGGCTCCTCAACTTTCGCGGCGGCTCCTTCCTCCTCCCCGACGCGCCGGCGTGGCGCCGCGAGGCGGGGCTCCTCGGCGTGCTCGTCGAGGCGGCCGACGGCGCGGCGGTCGCCGCGATCCTCGCCGAGGTCGAGTCGGGCAACATGGAATCGGTCCGTCTCGAGAAGGCGCCCCGGATCGCCGTCTACGCGCCGCCGAACAAGCAGCCGTGGGACGACGCGGTGATGATGGCCCTCGACTACGCCGGCATCCCCTACGATGTCGTCTACGACGCGGAGGTCCTCGCCGGCGGTCTCGGGGCCTACGACTGGCTGCACCTCCACCACGAGGACTTCACCGGGCAGTACGGCAAGTTCTACGGCGGATTCCGGCGGACCGAGTGGTACATGCGGCAGCAGATCCTCTTCGAGGAGATCGCCGCCTCGCTCGGCTACGACAAGGTCTCCGAGGAGAAGAAGGCCGTGGCCCGGGCGATCCGCGAGTACGTGCGCGCCGGGGGGTTCCTCTTCGCGATGTGCTCGGCCTGCGACACGATCGACCTCGCCCTCGCCGCGGGGCCGGTGGACATCGTCCCCCGCGAGTACGACGGCGACGGCGTCGACCCCGGCTGCCGTGAGAAGCTCGACTTCTCCCGCTGTTTCGCCTTCGAGGGCTTCGAGCTCGAGCTCGATCCCTACGTCTACGAATTCTCCGACATCGACATGACGCGGGAGGCCGCCGCGCGCGGCGAACAGAGCGACTGGTTCACCCTCTTCGAGTTCTCGGCGAAGCACGACCCCGTCGCGACGATGCTCGTGCAGGACCACGTCTCCGTGGTGAAGGGGTTCATGGGCCAGACGACGGCCTTCCGGCGGAGCCTCCTCAAGAAGAAGGTACTCGTCCTCGGCGAGGTGCGCGGGGCCGACGAGGTCCGCTACATCCACGGCAACCTCGGCCGGGGCACCTTCACCTTCCTCGGCGGGCACGACCCCGAGGATTACCAGCACCTCGTGGGCGATCCGCCCACCGACCTCGGCCGCCACCCGCACTCCCCCGGCTACCGGCTCATCCTCAACAACATCCTCTTCCCCGCGGCGCGCCCGCAGGAGCGCAAGACCTGA
- a CDS encoding NAD(P)H-dependent oxidoreductase, producing MKYLVVYAHPRPESFNHAVLERVTALLEERGREYVVHDLYALGFEPRLDAEGLEGYMAGKVPPDVAAEQAAIAAADRLLVIHPTWWFGMPAILKGWIDRVFVHGFAFRYGEKGPEGLLAGKQAIVVTTTGGGEEAYRNHGFGDAIRKAIDTGIFGFCGMELLERRFLFGVPAVDDAARTAMLDALSTLPL from the coding sequence ATGAAGTATCTCGTCGTCTACGCCCACCCGCGGCCGGAGAGCTTCAACCACGCCGTCCTCGAACGCGTCACCGCGCTCCTCGAGGAGCGCGGCCGAGAATACGTCGTCCACGATCTCTACGCCCTCGGGTTCGAGCCGCGGCTCGACGCCGAGGGCCTGGAAGGCTACATGGCGGGGAAGGTGCCCCCCGACGTCGCCGCCGAGCAGGCGGCGATCGCGGCGGCCGACCGGCTCCTCGTCATCCACCCGACGTGGTGGTTCGGGATGCCGGCGATCCTCAAGGGATGGATCGACCGCGTCTTCGTCCACGGCTTCGCCTTCCGTTACGGCGAGAAGGGCCCCGAGGGGCTCCTCGCCGGCAAGCAGGCGATCGTCGTCACGACGACCGGCGGCGGCGAGGAGGCCTACCGAAACCACGGGTTCGGCGACGCCATCCGGAAGGCGATCGACACGGGGATCTTCGGCTTCTGCGGTATGGAGCTCCTCGAGCGTCGGTTCCTCTTCGGCGTGCCCGCCGTCGACGACGCGGCTCGCACGGCGATGCTCGATGCTCTCTCCACCCTGCCCCTCTAG
- a CDS encoding nitroreductase family protein — protein sequence MNFSGLVSRCRSVRRFREEQPIARETLLALVDLARLSPSGGNSQALRFHLSADPETNRAIFPHLSWAGYLEDWPGPAPGERPAAYVTILHDTSIAASAGCDHGIAAWSISLGAAERGIGACIVGSVDREALAAALALKERFRVMLVVALGEPAERVVVETVGGTRGIRYWRDDDGVHHVPKRPLDEIVLP from the coding sequence ATGAATTTCTCGGGTCTCGTTTCGCGCTGCCGCAGCGTCCGCCGTTTCCGCGAGGAGCAACCGATCGCGCGCGAGACCCTGCTCGCCCTCGTCGACCTGGCACGGCTCTCCCCGTCGGGGGGCAACAGCCAGGCGCTGCGCTTCCACCTCTCGGCCGATCCCGAAACGAACAGGGCGATCTTCCCGCACCTCTCCTGGGCGGGCTACCTCGAGGACTGGCCGGGACCGGCCCCGGGCGAACGCCCAGCCGCCTACGTGACGATCCTCCACGACACATCGATCGCCGCCTCGGCGGGGTGCGATCACGGGATCGCCGCCTGGAGCATCTCGCTCGGCGCCGCCGAGCGGGGGATCGGCGCCTGCATCGTCGGCTCGGTCGACCGCGAGGCCCTCGCCGCCGCCCTCGCGCTGAAGGAGCGGTTCCGCGTCATGCTCGTCGTCGCCCTCGGTGAGCCGGCCGAGCGCGTCGTCGTCGAGACGGTCGGCGGGACGCGCGGGATCCGCTACTGGCGCGACGACGACGGCGTCCACCACGTACCGAAACGCCCGCTGGACGAGATCGTTTTGCCGTGA
- a CDS encoding ATP-grasp domain-containing protein — translation MSLVILDEPYVSENLVASIARIGADVLDTPFARSLGGPTLAFVGENEAARALAAERHPLVYCNSENSIGWLDERLPAEGLPATVARFKDKVRFRELLAPRHPDFFYRAVPLAGLGDLDPAALPSPFVIKPAVGFFSMAVRRVADPADWPAALEAIRLELDQVAGHYPSAVLDAGTFIVEACVEGEEYALDVHYDADGAPVVLNVLHHRFRSPEDTSDRLYLTSAEIVREGIERFGGELAWLGEAAGLRNFPMHVEFRLEPDGGVFPIEVNPLRFAGWCAADIAQIAWGLDSYAYLLRGWRPDWDAYLDGLEGRLFCLAIADMPPEVTGNRVASFDYMGFGRLFRRVLEMRPIDYRRFRNFAFVFGETDERGIPGILAADTRDYITLR, via the coding sequence ATGAGCCTCGTCATCCTCGACGAACCCTACGTCTCGGAGAACCTCGTCGCCTCGATCGCGCGGATCGGGGCCGACGTGCTCGACACGCCCTTCGCACGATCGCTCGGCGGCCCGACGCTCGCGTTCGTGGGGGAAAACGAGGCGGCGCGGGCGCTCGCCGCCGAGAGGCACCCGCTCGTCTACTGCAACTCGGAGAACAGCATCGGCTGGCTCGACGAGCGCCTCCCGGCGGAGGGGCTCCCCGCGACGGTCGCCCGGTTCAAGGACAAGGTCCGCTTCCGCGAGCTCCTCGCCCCGCGGCACCCGGACTTCTTCTACCGGGCCGTCCCGCTCGCCGGACTCGGCGATCTCGATCCGGCCGCGCTGCCCTCGCCCTTCGTCATCAAGCCGGCCGTGGGGTTCTTCTCGATGGCGGTCCGGCGCGTGGCCGATCCGGCCGACTGGCCCGCCGCGCTCGAGGCGATCCGGCTCGAGCTCGACCAGGTAGCCGGGCACTACCCCTCGGCCGTCCTCGACGCGGGCACATTCATCGTCGAGGCGTGCGTCGAGGGGGAGGAGTACGCGCTCGACGTCCACTACGACGCCGACGGGGCGCCGGTCGTCCTCAACGTTCTCCACCACCGGTTCCGCTCCCCGGAGGACACGAGCGACCGGCTCTACCTCACCTCGGCGGAGATCGTCCGCGAGGGGATCGAGCGCTTCGGCGGGGAGCTCGCCTGGCTCGGCGAGGCGGCGGGGCTCAGGAACTTCCCCATGCACGTCGAGTTCCGCCTCGAGCCGGACGGCGGCGTCTTCCCGATCGAGGTCAACCCCCTGCGCTTCGCCGGCTGGTGCGCCGCCGACATCGCGCAGATCGCCTGGGGGCTCGACTCATACGCCTATCTGCTGCGGGGGTGGCGCCCCGACTGGGACGCCTACCTCGACGGGCTCGAGGGGCGCCTCTTCTGCCTCGCCATCGCCGACATGCCCCCCGAGGTGACGGGCAATCGGGTGGCGTCCTTCGACTACATGGGGTTCGGGCGGCTCTTCCGCCGCGTCCTCGAGATGCGGCCGATCGATTACCGGCGTTTCCGCAACTTCGCCTTCGTCTTCGGGGAGACCGACGAGCGGGGGATCCCCGGCATCCTCGCCGCCGACACCCGCGACTACATCACCCTGCGCTGA